From Streptomyces sp. NBC_01754, a single genomic window includes:
- a CDS encoding GmrSD restriction endonuclease domain-containing protein, with protein sequence MRSASNWNVDHIVPLAAHWHAVGFNSDDKARVDTTPEISNLQLIAADANKSAQADYEGIKYEFMTKRTGPEFKTDKVDLV encoded by the coding sequence ATGCGATCTGCGTCGAACTGGAATGTCGATCACATCGTCCCGCTCGCCGCCCACTGGCACGCCGTGGGGTTCAATTCAGATGACAAAGCAAGAGTGGACACGACGCCCGAAATTTCGAATCTCCAGCTCATCGCAGCTGATGCCAACAAGTCCGCCCAAGCCGATTATGAAGGCATCAAGTACGAGTTCATGACGAAACGAACAGGCCCGGAATTCAAGACCGACAAGGTGGATTTGGTATAA
- a CDS encoding cell wall protein: MAWLRAVAWLVTAGLHPRGCATTLAVARDLAARMDYELGFVLYDIEGTAARCGMSTATVKRHVRVLRELGALVWKRHGTKRNLRLPGRRYAGTATIYAAVIPAAYDHAMGHRLSGVGYGARVVGMTDEGQVRAAEAVRTSDRPGDRTPVDNSPVERRGSDDRAPHSPGPHHPVRTAETSGWFNYTPRPRAGSTAASTPRTNSTRGNRPTRRNPLQVAHDIAVAQQVRPRVAWTQHEGLRRLAYALRPLLDRGLDAHDIAAELHSWWLDRRPDRPAAYITAELARRAEREASMAGHPPTGPPEAFSRAVIRTREAATVRTTDVPDIGAGIDALAPAEVVQLRSAAATDPGLILTALAHLGERDTRRLYTNRLVGQALLQEFGGPHLAVRQGGQGERPCP; the protein is encoded by the coding sequence GTGGCGTGGTTACGCGCCGTGGCGTGGCTCGTCACGGCCGGCCTGCATCCACGGGGCTGCGCGACGACGCTCGCCGTCGCTCGGGACCTCGCTGCGCGGATGGACTACGAGCTGGGATTCGTGCTGTACGACATAGAGGGCACCGCCGCCCGGTGCGGGATGTCGACGGCAACGGTGAAACGGCACGTCCGGGTCCTGCGCGAGCTGGGCGCGCTGGTGTGGAAGCGGCACGGTACGAAGCGGAACCTCCGGTTACCCGGGCGCCGGTACGCGGGGACGGCGACGATCTACGCCGCGGTGATCCCCGCCGCGTACGACCATGCCATGGGCCACCGCCTGAGCGGCGTCGGGTACGGAGCGCGGGTCGTCGGGATGACGGACGAAGGCCAGGTCCGCGCAGCAGAAGCCGTGCGTACGAGCGACCGCCCTGGGGACAGGACGCCTGTGGACAACTCTCCTGTGGAACGGCGGGGTTCGGATGACCGTGCACCCCATTCCCCTGGGCCCCACCACCCCGTCCGTACAGCTGAGACGAGTGGGTGGTTCAACTACACCCCGCGCCCACGCGCGGGATCCACAGCCGCCTCGACTCCCCGAACAAACAGCACCCGTGGCAACCGCCCGACGCGACGGAATCCGCTCCAGGTCGCCCACGACATCGCGGTCGCCCAGCAGGTACGCCCACGCGTCGCCTGGACCCAGCACGAAGGGCTGCGCCGCCTCGCGTACGCGCTGCGTCCGCTGCTCGACCGTGGCCTGGACGCGCACGACATCGCGGCCGAGCTGCACTCCTGGTGGCTGGACCGGCGGCCGGACCGGCCCGCCGCGTACATCACAGCCGAGCTGGCACGCCGCGCCGAGCGGGAGGCGTCCATGGCAGGGCATCCTCCGACCGGCCCGCCAGAGGCGTTCTCCCGAGCCGTCATCCGCACACGGGAAGCAGCAACGGTCAGGACCACCGACGTCCCGGACATCGGCGCCGGCATCGACGCCCTGGCACCCGCCGAGGTCGTCCAGCTCCGCTCGGCCGCGGCCACGGACCCCGGCCTGATCCTCACCGCCCTCGCGCACCTCGGCGAACGCGACACCCGGCGCCTGTACACGAACCGCCTCGTCGGCCAGGCCCTCCTCCAGGAGTTCGGCGGGCCGCACCTGGCAGTCAGGCAGGGCGGACAGGGTGAGCGGCCGTGCCCCTGA
- a CDS encoding IS1380 family transposase produces MKSSHGPARMFAAFDESNLIAHAGLVPVIRLAERCDLPALVAEKVKLTDAKNGAGTAADAKTMSIVGGMVAGADSIDDLDILRHGGLRKLFGGVRAPSTLGTFLRAFTWGHVRQLEAAARAFTCNLAAHTGFVPKGDEVVFVDIDSKVKQVYGPAKQGASFGYTKVRGLHFQIVTVKTATCAPVIVATRLRKGSAGSGKGAASLLREALATVRAMGVTAQIVVRADSAYFSHKVVDACRKAGARFSLAVAVTKTIRAAIETIGPDVWTPIKYTDAVWDEDEERWISDAEIAEVPFTAFTSKKKAFHTTARLIVRRVKRLNPKTVPEGQSELFAVWRHHVIFTDSVFVLTDAEPMHRAHAAVEQVFADLEDSALAHPPSGKFTANAAWLTLAAAAYNLTRAAGRLASVFHAKAGTGTIRRHLIDIPARIARPGRRIVLHLPQHWCQADDFTDLWTAIGQRMQT; encoded by the coding sequence GTGAAATCTTCCCACGGCCCGGCGCGGATGTTTGCCGCGTTCGACGAATCGAATCTGATCGCGCACGCCGGGCTGGTCCCGGTGATCCGGCTGGCCGAGCGGTGCGACCTGCCCGCCCTGGTCGCCGAGAAGGTCAAGCTGACCGACGCGAAGAACGGCGCCGGCACGGCGGCTGACGCGAAGACGATGAGCATCGTAGGCGGCATGGTCGCCGGCGCCGACTCCATCGACGACCTGGACATTCTGCGCCACGGCGGTCTGAGGAAGCTGTTCGGCGGGGTGCGGGCGCCGTCCACACTGGGCACCTTCCTGAGGGCCTTCACCTGGGGACACGTCCGCCAACTCGAAGCGGCTGCCCGTGCGTTCACCTGCAATCTGGCAGCCCACACCGGTTTCGTCCCCAAAGGCGACGAGGTGGTTTTCGTCGACATCGACTCCAAGGTCAAGCAGGTCTACGGCCCCGCCAAGCAGGGTGCCTCCTTCGGCTACACCAAGGTCCGCGGCCTGCACTTCCAGATCGTCACCGTCAAGACCGCCACCTGCGCACCGGTCATCGTCGCCACCCGGCTGCGCAAGGGTTCGGCGGGCTCCGGAAAGGGCGCCGCCTCGCTACTGCGCGAGGCCCTGGCCACCGTGCGGGCCATGGGCGTCACCGCGCAGATCGTCGTCCGTGCCGACTCCGCTTACTTCTCCCACAAGGTCGTGGACGCCTGCCGCAAGGCCGGCGCCCGCTTCTCCCTGGCCGTCGCGGTCACCAAGACCATCCGCGCGGCCATCGAGACGATCGGTCCCGACGTCTGGACGCCGATCAAGTACACCGACGCGGTCTGGGACGAGGACGAGGAACGCTGGATCTCCGACGCCGAGATCGCAGAAGTCCCGTTCACCGCGTTCACCAGCAAGAAGAAAGCGTTCCACACCACCGCCCGGCTGATCGTGCGCCGCGTGAAGCGGCTGAACCCGAAAACGGTGCCCGAGGGGCAGAGCGAGCTGTTCGCCGTCTGGCGCCACCACGTGATCTTCACCGACAGCGTTTTCGTCCTGACCGACGCGGAACCGATGCACCGCGCCCACGCCGCGGTGGAACAGGTCTTCGCCGACCTGGAGGACTCCGCCCTGGCTCATCCGCCCTCGGGCAAGTTCACCGCGAACGCGGCCTGGCTCACCCTGGCGGCAGCCGCCTACAACCTCACCCGCGCCGCCGGCCGCCTCGCCTCCGTCTTCCATGCCAAGGCGGGGACCGGCACGATCCGTCGTCACCTCATCGACATCCCCGCCCGCATCGCACGCCCGGGACGACGGATCGTGCTGCACCTGCCCCAACACTGGTGCCAGGCCGACGACTTCACTGACCTGTGGACCGCCATCGGACAGCGGATGCAGACCTGA
- a CDS encoding COG1470 family protein → MSLTASLDETSVSAAPGEETAVPLQVRNSGRTVEEYRFEVIGACAAWSAVEPAVLSLYPGDSGTVSLVLRPPRDSTVPAGETPFGVRVVPTGEQGSAQVPEGHVTVTPFTDTTAELVPRASHGSRNGRHQLAVDNRGNTPVTVRLEARAGSELARVTSATAELHIAPGQAEFAKLRARPARRMWRGTPVTHPFQVAAAPQVAEGQEPVEPVLVDGSYQQDPLLPRWLPRALIIAAVLLIALVGLWYALLRPAVKSAAREAITPEAVRSAAAADPSAAPGTGDPAGTGTDGADGGGTAGAGTGAGAGAPSATPSSPAEADPAAAAPTSAQVRVRDAVGGGTNTGTALEVPSGHTFQLTDIVVQNPQGDAGTVVVSAGDGTRVLSLGLENFRDSDYHFVTPILVPAGGKVTMTIDCRKVGKPVGAPAPSRCSESLFLGGTMRPDPAG, encoded by the coding sequence ATGAGTCTTACGGCAAGCCTCGACGAGACGTCCGTCAGCGCCGCACCGGGCGAGGAGACGGCTGTCCCCCTGCAGGTGCGCAACTCCGGCCGGACCGTCGAGGAATACCGTTTCGAGGTGATCGGGGCGTGCGCCGCCTGGTCAGCGGTGGAACCGGCGGTGCTGTCGCTCTACCCCGGTGACTCCGGGACCGTATCGCTCGTGCTGCGGCCGCCGCGCGACTCGACGGTGCCCGCGGGTGAGACCCCGTTCGGGGTCCGGGTGGTGCCCACCGGCGAGCAGGGTTCGGCCCAGGTGCCCGAAGGTCATGTGACGGTGACGCCGTTCACCGACACCACGGCCGAACTGGTCCCGCGCGCCTCACACGGCTCACGGAACGGACGCCATCAGCTCGCCGTCGACAACCGGGGCAACACCCCGGTCACCGTACGGCTCGAAGCCCGGGCCGGCTCCGAACTGGCACGGGTCACGTCGGCCACGGCCGAGCTCCACATCGCCCCGGGCCAAGCCGAGTTCGCGAAGCTGCGGGCCCGCCCGGCCAGACGGATGTGGCGCGGCACCCCGGTGACCCACCCCTTCCAGGTGGCCGCCGCTCCGCAGGTGGCCGAGGGCCAGGAACCGGTGGAGCCGGTCCTCGTGGACGGGTCCTACCAGCAGGACCCACTTCTGCCGCGCTGGCTGCCCCGAGCACTGATCATCGCGGCCGTACTGCTGATCGCCCTGGTGGGACTCTGGTACGCGCTCCTGCGCCCGGCCGTGAAGTCCGCCGCCCGGGAGGCGATCACCCCCGAGGCCGTACGTTCCGCCGCCGCGGCCGACCCGAGCGCGGCACCCGGCACCGGTGACCCGGCGGGCACCGGTACGGACGGAGCCGACGGAGGTGGCACGGCCGGAGCGGGGACGGGAGCCGGAGCGGGCGCGCCGTCCGCCACCCCCTCGTCCCCGGCCGAGGCCGACCCGGCGGCCGCCGCTCCGACGAGCGCACAGGTCCGGGTCAGGGACGCGGTGGGCGGCGGCACGAACACCGGGACCGCCCTCGAGGTACCGAGCGGCCACACCTTCCAGCTGACCGACATCGTCGTACAGAACCCGCAAGGGGACGCCGGAACGGTCGTCGTCTCCGCCGGCGACGGCACCCGGGTCCTCAGTCTCGGCCTGGAGAACTTCCGTGACTCCGACTACCACTTCGTGACGCCGATCCTGGTACCGGCGGGCGGCAAGGTCACGATGACCATCGACTGCCGCAAGGTGGGCAAGCCCGTGGGCGCCCCGGCCCCCTCCCGCTGCTCGGAGTCGCTGTTCCTCGGCGGCACCATGCGACCCGATCCGGCCGGCTGA
- a CDS encoding helix-turn-helix domain-containing protein, producing the protein MSDQADGTEEVQRVVEVVDSIQAIQDPRDQAVRAGELLALWPEQQARLREIRQQAVLRMRAEKVSYRSIAKMLGISLARVQQIEAGMRGKAQKPSANEKSAG; encoded by the coding sequence ATGTCTGACCAGGCCGATGGAACGGAGGAGGTGCAACGGGTGGTGGAAGTAGTCGACTCGATCCAAGCCATACAAGATCCGCGCGACCAAGCGGTTCGAGCGGGTGAGTTGCTCGCCCTGTGGCCGGAACAGCAGGCACGTCTACGGGAGATCAGGCAGCAGGCTGTCCTGAGGATGCGGGCCGAGAAGGTCAGCTACCGGTCGATCGCGAAGATGCTGGGCATCTCTCTGGCGCGAGTGCAGCAGATCGAGGCTGGCATGCGCGGGAAGGCCCAGAAACCAAGCGCGAACGAGAAGTCGGCCGGATAA
- a CDS encoding response regulator transcription factor, translated as MERTTVALRTQDPISQAGVASQLRARPEIDLREWGDSDSPPQVVVMVVDTVDEEVLRALRNIQRTSRSRTVLVTTDIDEQKLVNAAECGVVGLIRRSESTPDHLVQVIGTVARGEGHLPSDLLGRLLEEVGRLQGQVLGPRGLHFTGLAAREVDVLRLVAEGYDTADIAVKLAYSERTIKNALHSVMTRLQLRNRSHAVAYAMRQGLI; from the coding sequence ATGGAGCGCACCACTGTCGCTTTACGGACACAGGACCCGATCTCCCAGGCCGGTGTGGCCAGCCAGCTGAGGGCGAGGCCGGAGATCGATCTCAGGGAATGGGGGGACAGCGATTCCCCGCCCCAAGTCGTCGTCATGGTCGTGGACACGGTCGACGAGGAGGTGTTGCGCGCGCTGCGCAACATCCAGCGCACCAGCCGTTCCCGTACCGTCCTGGTCACCACCGACATCGACGAGCAGAAGCTGGTGAACGCGGCGGAGTGCGGGGTCGTCGGGCTGATCCGGCGGTCCGAATCGACGCCGGACCATCTGGTCCAGGTCATCGGGACGGTGGCGCGGGGAGAGGGTCACCTCCCCTCCGACCTGCTCGGACGCCTGCTCGAAGAGGTGGGCCGCCTCCAGGGACAGGTGCTGGGACCTCGGGGGCTGCACTTCACGGGCCTCGCGGCGCGGGAGGTGGACGTGCTGCGCCTGGTCGCCGAGGGGTACGACACCGCGGACATCGCCGTGAAACTCGCCTATTCCGAACGCACCATCAAGAACGCCCTGCATTCGGTGATGACACGGCTGCAATTACGGAACCGCTCTCACGCGGTGGCGTACGCGATGCGGCAGGGCCTGATCTGA
- a CDS encoding ATP-binding protein, translating to MTTPPTGHEPGSPLDPVSGLATGYAPGSDVSLRHLLARAVTVEQRVRRAVEARRDADPDPDNEFRGLYLTEESVARLLDEESARGFPEPVPDTPPEGGSGSRLALLEAEFGLTALDMEILLIALVPDLDDRFEAFYGYLNDDVSRRRPSIGLALGLCGLSPADPVARGRLSARAPLRETGLLLAEDLDRPFLSRALRVPDRVTAHLLGDDTRDPRLSGLLAPWQAVPGVGDPAPLAWVLGGGVGLAYLSEDQGGAGTALAASALTRAGLGVLGLDLARLTEDPAPMDAVRALVREARLTGSGLVCAPLEAVAREHPRLLRLITATPVPVVMVGRVPWDASWSAVPPLLLHAPRVEPAARGALWADAYRRAAQGPPPPGVDPDHLLAPFLLTPEQVTGAAQSAAQTARLDGGALTADHVRRGARAQNAAGLDRLARRIEPTVTWDDLVLPPDAHAQLRELTARARHRDRVLGEWGMRPGGGRGRGVSALFAGDSGTGKTMSAEVIAADLGLDLYTVDLATVIDKYVGETEKNLERIFTEAAGVNGVLLFDEADAIFGKRSDVKDAHDRYANVESAYLLQRMESFDGLAILATNLRANLDDAFTRRLDLVIDFPVPDVEQRLVLWERCLGPQLPRGADLDLGFCAENFELAGGNIRSIAVTAAYLAADTGDAVTMASLIHAIQREYQKLGRLMLASEFGPYLELVQG from the coding sequence ATGACGACCCCGCCGACGGGCCACGAGCCGGGCTCCCCTCTCGACCCCGTTTCCGGACTGGCCACCGGGTACGCCCCGGGCTCCGACGTGAGCCTCCGCCATCTGCTGGCCCGCGCGGTGACCGTCGAACAGCGTGTCCGCCGCGCGGTGGAGGCCCGACGGGACGCCGACCCGGACCCGGACAACGAGTTCCGGGGGCTGTACCTCACGGAGGAGAGCGTCGCGAGGCTGCTGGACGAGGAAAGCGCACGCGGCTTTCCCGAGCCGGTGCCCGACACGCCTCCGGAGGGGGGCAGCGGCTCCCGCCTCGCCTTGCTGGAGGCGGAGTTCGGACTCACCGCGCTGGACATGGAGATCCTGCTCATCGCCCTCGTACCGGATCTGGACGACCGCTTCGAGGCGTTCTACGGCTACCTCAACGACGACGTGTCCCGGCGCCGCCCCTCCATCGGCCTCGCCCTGGGTCTGTGCGGGCTGTCCCCCGCCGATCCGGTGGCGCGCGGCCGGCTCTCCGCCCGCGCCCCGCTCAGGGAGACCGGGTTGCTCCTGGCCGAGGACCTGGACCGCCCGTTCCTGAGCCGCGCCCTCCGGGTCCCGGACCGGGTCACCGCGCATCTGCTGGGCGACGACACCCGGGACCCGCGCCTGTCCGGCCTGCTGGCCCCGTGGCAGGCGGTGCCGGGGGTGGGCGACCCGGCCCCACTGGCCTGGGTCCTGGGCGGGGGCGTCGGGCTGGCATACCTCAGTGAGGACCAGGGCGGGGCGGGCACGGCGCTCGCCGCGTCGGCCCTCACCCGGGCCGGGCTGGGCGTGCTGGGCCTGGACCTGGCCCGCCTGACGGAGGACCCCGCGCCCATGGACGCGGTGCGCGCCCTGGTCCGGGAGGCGCGGCTGACGGGCTCGGGCCTGGTGTGCGCGCCGCTGGAAGCGGTGGCCCGGGAACACCCGCGCCTGCTCAGGCTGATCACTGCGACGCCGGTACCGGTGGTCATGGTGGGCAGGGTGCCGTGGGACGCCTCCTGGTCGGCCGTACCGCCGCTGCTCCTGCACGCCCCGAGGGTCGAACCGGCCGCGCGCGGGGCGCTGTGGGCGGACGCCTACCGGCGCGCCGCACAGGGCCCCCCTCCGCCCGGGGTCGACCCGGACCACCTGCTCGCCCCGTTCCTCCTCACCCCGGAACAGGTCACCGGGGCGGCACAGAGCGCCGCGCAGACCGCCCGCCTGGACGGCGGCGCCCTCACCGCGGACCACGTACGCCGGGGCGCCCGCGCCCAGAACGCGGCCGGCCTGGACCGTCTGGCCCGCCGCATCGAACCCACGGTGACCTGGGACGACCTGGTCCTCCCACCCGACGCCCACGCCCAACTCCGCGAACTCACCGCCCGCGCCCGGCACCGTGACCGGGTGCTGGGCGAGTGGGGCATGCGGCCGGGCGGCGGCCGGGGGCGCGGCGTCTCGGCGCTCTTCGCTGGGGACTCCGGTACGGGCAAGACCATGTCGGCGGAGGTGATCGCGGCTGACCTGGGTCTGGACCTCTACACGGTCGACCTGGCGACGGTCATCGACAAGTACGTGGGCGAGACGGAGAAGAACCTGGAGCGCATCTTCACCGAGGCGGCCGGGGTGAACGGCGTCCTCCTCTTCGACGAGGCCGACGCCATCTTCGGCAAGCGCTCGGACGTGAAGGACGCCCACGACCGGTACGCCAACGTCGAGAGCGCCTACCTGCTCCAGCGCATGGAGTCCTTCGACGGCCTGGCCATCCTCGCCACCAACCTCAGGGCCAACCTCGACGACGCCTTCACCCGCCGCCTGGACCTGGTCATCGACTTCCCGGTCCCGGACGTGGAACAGCGGCTGGTGCTGTGGGAGCGCTGCCTGGGGCCGCAGCTGCCGAGGGGCGCGGACCTGGACCTGGGGTTCTGCGCGGAGAACTTCGAACTGGCGGGCGGCAACATCCGCTCGATCGCGGTCACGGCGGCGTACCTGGCGGCGGACACGGGGGACGCGGTGACGATGGCCTCGTTGATCCACGCGATCCAGCGGGAGTACCAGAAGCTGGGGCGGCTGATGCTGGCTTCGGAGTTCGGGCCGTATCTGGAGCTGGTGCAGGGGTGA
- a CDS encoding HYR domain-containing protein: MLVLLLLGAGIAPASGAASAGSPVAAMSPQPWVTPAVLEETLDPGGSTGVDKAVLTPAIPPEPDVVLLVDGTGSMSDPIESVQLNLPGITRKVLDEQPESRFAVATFGDQEVDPDAGFQVLQELTDDIDKVQAGVDRLSTDLGEYSQGPSEDWINGLWEIADGAGGKTVFREGSSPVVVLIGDASSHEPSNGHTIDETIFALQDKGVRVVGVDVDSPLGDGLNGDGNARNPDYPDQVEDPPITPGQATRIIEATDGRLLEGIQGDEVAAAVMEGFEDLPTSVGHRLDDCDPHLSVTLDPPVRRLTSGETAHFAETVDVSADAPQGTTLTCTVQFLLGTQVPGAESVGPAAAADPDFQQTISISVNDVNAPVVTVDDRIARAEDEDGARITYTATATDTQDGTLPVTCTPASGSLFPVGRTTVTCSATDAAGNTGTDTALFEVLPLPEPPDPPAPPPPPAPSADVAVQIDLSPDRTYVGRPAQARVVVTNAGPDRATGVVVEASWPKPAKTSDRTLRALTRCTQAKPCTIPAGGRLEVTQTATYRAAITGNVRATVRGTQPDSRAANNRDTDRLRVLKPSLTVTPQVAKPGQPVLARGKDYPPGETVRFTWNIGITGDRSGVRVGRDGTFEVQVLVLRKDTLGPRVLRAEADDLPRLRKPVLVVQRNLQPPEFKGRS, translated from the coding sequence ATGCTCGTCCTTCTGCTGCTGGGTGCCGGGATCGCGCCCGCCTCGGGCGCGGCGAGCGCGGGGAGCCCCGTCGCCGCGATGTCTCCGCAGCCCTGGGTCACGCCGGCGGTGCTGGAGGAGACGCTCGACCCCGGGGGTTCGACGGGGGTGGACAAGGCGGTGCTCACACCGGCCATTCCGCCGGAGCCGGACGTCGTGCTGCTGGTGGACGGTACGGGGAGCATGAGCGACCCGATCGAGAGCGTGCAGCTCAACCTTCCCGGGATCACCCGCAAGGTCCTGGACGAGCAGCCGGAGTCGCGTTTCGCCGTCGCCACGTTCGGAGACCAGGAAGTCGATCCCGACGCCGGCTTCCAGGTGCTCCAGGAACTGACGGACGACATCGACAAGGTGCAGGCCGGCGTCGACCGGCTGAGCACCGATCTCGGGGAGTACAGCCAGGGCCCGTCAGAGGACTGGATCAACGGGCTGTGGGAGATAGCCGACGGGGCGGGTGGCAAGACGGTCTTCCGCGAGGGATCGAGCCCGGTCGTCGTGCTGATCGGTGACGCCTCCAGCCATGAACCGAGCAATGGGCACACCATCGACGAGACGATTTTCGCCCTTCAGGACAAGGGCGTCCGGGTCGTCGGCGTCGATGTGGACAGCCCTCTCGGCGACGGCCTCAACGGTGACGGGAATGCCCGCAACCCGGACTACCCGGACCAAGTCGAGGACCCTCCGATCACGCCCGGACAGGCCACCCGCATCATCGAGGCGACCGACGGGCGTCTGCTGGAGGGCATCCAGGGTGACGAGGTGGCCGCGGCCGTCATGGAGGGGTTCGAGGACCTCCCCACCTCCGTCGGCCACCGGCTCGACGACTGCGACCCCCACCTGAGCGTCACCCTCGATCCGCCGGTGCGTCGGCTGACCAGCGGCGAGACCGCGCATTTCGCCGAGACGGTCGATGTGTCCGCCGACGCCCCGCAGGGCACCACGCTCACCTGTACCGTCCAGTTCCTGCTCGGTACCCAGGTGCCGGGGGCGGAGTCCGTGGGCCCGGCCGCGGCGGCCGACCCCGACTTCCAGCAGACGATCAGCATCTCCGTGAACGACGTCAACGCGCCGGTGGTCACCGTCGACGACCGTATCGCCAGGGCGGAGGACGAGGACGGCGCCCGGATCACCTACACCGCGACCGCGACGGACACCCAGGACGGGACGCTGCCGGTCACCTGTACGCCGGCTTCGGGTTCGCTCTTCCCCGTGGGCAGAACCACGGTCACCTGCTCGGCCACCGACGCGGCGGGGAACACCGGTACGGACACCGCGCTGTTCGAGGTGCTGCCCTTGCCGGAGCCACCCGATCCGCCGGCTCCGCCCCCGCCCCCCGCGCCCTCGGCCGATGTGGCGGTGCAGATCGACCTCAGCCCGGACCGCACGTACGTCGGCCGTCCGGCCCAGGCCCGGGTCGTGGTCACCAACGCCGGCCCCGACCGGGCGACCGGAGTGGTCGTGGAGGCGAGCTGGCCGAAACCTGCGAAGACCTCGGACCGCACCCTCCGGGCCCTGACCCGGTGCACCCAGGCGAAGCCGTGCACGATCCCCGCGGGTGGCCGGCTGGAGGTGACGCAGACGGCGACGTACCGGGCGGCGATCACCGGGAACGTACGGGCCACCGTGCGGGGTACGCAGCCCGACAGCCGGGCGGCGAACAACCGTGACACCGACCGGCTGCGCGTGCTGAAGCCTTCCCTGACCGTCACCCCGCAGGTGGCCAAACCGGGACAGCCGGTGCTGGCCCGCGGCAAGGACTATCCGCCGGGCGAGACCGTACGTTTCACGTGGAACATCGGCATCACGGGCGACCGTTCGGGCGTCCGGGTGGGCCGTGACGGCACGTTCGAAGTGCAGGTACTGGTCCTCCGCAAGGACACCCTCGGTCCCCGGGTCCTCCGGGCAGAGGCCGACGATCTGCCGCGTCTGCGGAAACCGGTCCTGGTGGTACAACGCAACCTCCAGCCACCGGAGTTCAAGGGCCGCTCATGA
- a CDS encoding DUF4255 domain-containing protein codes for MIHEVDDVLRSLIRAEALEGSQIAVVFDAPTREWAARVNAPMVNLYLYDIREDMRRRERGLHNEYDERGAIVARRRPPRYFKLSYLITAWTKRPEDEHRLLSSLLGCLLGYEALPQAHLTGALEEIGASVPMSIALPPPEDRSFADVWSALGGELKPSLDLVVSVPVTSSPRYTAGPPVGDEGLHARFGDVPPPPEPVRQAMPGRVGLPVYGGHPGRPAPAGAGAPDEPGGAGADASGERARRHGLSLRITENRGAPEGRSEDRTP; via the coding sequence GTGATTCATGAAGTGGACGACGTACTGAGGTCCTTGATCCGGGCGGAGGCGCTGGAGGGCAGCCAGATCGCGGTGGTCTTCGACGCACCGACGAGGGAGTGGGCGGCCAGGGTCAACGCCCCGATGGTCAACCTCTACCTCTACGACATCCGCGAGGACATGCGGCGACGCGAGCGGGGCCTGCACAACGAGTACGACGAGCGGGGCGCGATCGTCGCGCGCCGCCGGCCGCCCCGCTACTTCAAGCTGTCGTACCTGATCACCGCCTGGACCAAGCGCCCGGAGGACGAACACCGGCTGCTGTCGTCGCTGCTCGGCTGTCTGCTGGGGTACGAGGCGCTGCCTCAAGCACACCTGACCGGAGCTCTTGAGGAGATCGGGGCCTCCGTCCCCATGTCGATCGCGCTGCCTCCTCCGGAGGACCGTTCGTTCGCCGATGTCTGGAGCGCGCTGGGCGGGGAGCTGAAGCCCTCGTTGGACCTGGTGGTCAGTGTGCCGGTGACCTCTTCGCCGAGGTACACGGCGGGTCCGCCGGTGGGTGACGAGGGGCTCCACGCCCGGTTCGGCGACGTACCGCCGCCTCCGGAACCGGTCCGGCAGGCGATGCCGGGGCGGGTCGGCCTGCCGGTGTACGGGGGACATCCGGGCCGACCGGCGCCGGCCGGGGCCGGTGCGCCGGACGAGCCCGGGGGCGCCGGGGCCGACGCCTCGGGTGAGCGGGCGCGGCGGCACGGTCTGTCGCTGCGGATCACGGAGAACCGGGGCGCCCCGGAGGGACGTTCGGAGGACCGCACCCCATGA
- a CDS encoding DNA-binding protein: protein MSGTWVLDSEALSRYLRADREMTSLLTVAARRDVRVIVSAVTLVEADPRGVHKARLSWALSRLVVEAVTKETAAHAVEILREAGGLAGHKYAIDPMVAATALRAHGPVTILTSDTEDMLMLCGAAVAVVKV from the coding sequence GTGAGCGGTACATGGGTGCTCGACAGCGAGGCGCTGTCCCGATACCTGCGCGCCGACCGGGAGATGACTTCGCTCCTGACCGTAGCTGCCAGGAGGGACGTCAGGGTCATCGTCAGCGCGGTGACCCTCGTGGAAGCCGATCCCCGAGGGGTGCACAAGGCGCGTCTGTCCTGGGCGCTCTCCCGACTCGTCGTCGAAGCGGTGACCAAGGAGACAGCCGCCCACGCCGTCGAGATCCTCCGGGAGGCGGGCGGGCTGGCCGGTCACAAGTACGCCATCGACCCGATGGTCGCGGCCACCGCCCTCCGCGCGCACGGGCCCGTGACCATCCTCACCTCGGACACCGAGGACATGCTCATGCTGTGTGGTGCAGCGGTGGCTGTCGTCAAAGTCTGA